The Sphaerochaeta sp. sequence ATGGAGCAATAGTAGAACGCCACGCCATTCTCAAAGTTCAGGTAGAACGTCCGGTAATCCATGTTGATCGTCCCGATGATGGCCACGTTGCCGTCACTGACGATCGCCTTGGCATGGATGAAGCCGGGAGTGTACTCGTAGATGCGCACCCCGCTGGCCATCAACTGGCGGTAGTAGGAACGGGTGACGGCGAACACGTACCACTTGTCCGGGATGTGAGGAACAATGATCCGCACATCCACGCCGCTCTGGGCGGCAATCTTCAGCGCGGTGATCATCTCATTGTCCAGCGCCAGGTACGGCGTGGTGATCCACACGTATTTTTTCGCCACGCCGATGATGGACAGGTAGGAGTTCTCCGCCACATTGTTGTTGTCCAACGGGTTGTCGCCGAACGGCTGGACGAAACCATCGCTCTCCTGGCACTCGGTGGGCATGAAGGGGGCGAAATCCAGCTCTTCACCAGTGGCATAGCCCCACAGCTGGAAGAACATCAAGGTCAGGTTGCCCACCGCCTCCCCTTCCAGCCGTACGGCGGTATCCTTCCAATGTCCGTATAAAATCCTCCGGTTGACGTACTCATCGGCCAGGTTCACCCCTCCGGTATACCCGACGTTGCCGTCCACCACCAGCACCTTGCGGTGGTCACGGGAGTTCATCCGGCTGTTCAGGTGGGGCTTCAGGGGGTTGAACGCCACCACCTTCAGCCCTTTGGCGCGGAGTTGCCGTTCATAGTGGTTCGGCACGAATTTGATCGTCCCCACGTCGTCGTACATCAGACGGACATCCACACCTTCCCGCACCTTGCGCACCAGAATATCCAGCACGGTATCCCACACTTCTCCGGGATCCAGAATGAAGAACTCCATCAGAATGAACCGTTTGGCGCTTTCCAGCGTGGCAAGCATTTCGGGATACCAGTCATCCCCCAGGGGATAGTAGGTCACCCTGGTGCGCTGGCAGAGGGGGAACCCGCTGATGGCGGAAATGTATTTCGCTTTGCGGGACAGGGCGGGATCCTTTGCCTCCAGTTGCTGCATCGGGGTGGCGTCTGGAGCGTGGACGTTCCGCAGACCTCTGCGGTAACCGCGGAGAAACGCGTTCAATTTGCGGGATACTTTCCCGGTGAACTTCTTGTTGCCGAACAGGATGTAGTAAAAACCGCCGTACAGGGGAAACAGCATGAAGATCAAAATCCAACCAATCTTATAGGCGGGGTTCTCGTCCCGGGAGATCACCACCATCGTCATGATCAGGCTGATGCCCAGGAACACACGCTCCACCGTATAGTCACTCCCCGCCTGGGAGTAGATCAGATAGGAGAGCAGCGCTACCTGGGCGACGATCAGAATGGTGGACCAGAAAAGACGCCCGGTGAGGAACTTCAGCAATTTCCGCATGACTGGAGTATACCCTGTCCATGCATAAGGGGGAAGACGTTCCGTCTCCACACAAAAAACAGATTCAGCCCCCTTGCCCATCGCCTTACTTTTCAATATTGTTAGGCAACGAACAATCATGACACAGCATCCGCTTAGTTTCATGCTCTTCTCCCTGGCTCGGGCCGTGCAACGCACGGTCAACGATCATCTTGCCCAGCACGGACTGAATACGGTGGAAGCGAAGATCCTTGGGATCCTCATCCACCACCAAGGGACCGTCTGCCAACGGGACATCTGCAAGGCGTTCGGAACCAGCCGTTCCGCCACCAGCGGGGTCTTGGACACGATGGAGCGCAACGGGTTGATCACCCGCAGCGGAGACCAAAGGGACCGGAGACGAAACAACCTGACGCTGACGGACAAAGGGCGGGAAATCGCCCATGTCTGCGAAGCGGTGATGGATGAAGTCGATCAGACTCTGTACGACTGTCTTGGTGAACAGGACTACCGTACGGTGCAGGATGTGATCGTTCGTTTGAGAGGAGCATTGACGACGCATGAACAAGACACTGCTCAAGCGGGTTCGTGAATACCGCAAGGATGCCATCATCACCCCGATTATGATGATCGGGGAAGTGGCGATGGAGGTGGCCATCCCCGCCTTGATGGCGGAGGTCATCGACCAAGGGGTGATGCAGGGGAACATGCATTTTCTCTCCCGCATCAGCATCATTCTGATCGGCGCGGCGATGTTGTCGCTGCTGTTCGGCGTGCTGGGAGGGATCACGGCAAGCAGGGCGAGCTGCGGCTTCGCCAAGAATCTCCGCCACGATCTGTTCTATACGTTGCAGGACTTCTCGTTCCACAACATCGACGGATTCTCCACCAGCAGCCTGATCACCCGTATGACCACCGACGTGCAGAACGTGCAGAACGCGTTCCAGATGGTGATCCGCATCTGTTTCCGGGCTCCGATCATGTTCATCTTCGCCTTGTTGATGGTGATCCGCAACGGCGGTCGCCTTGCCATGGTGTTCGCCGTAGCCATCCCGGTGATCGCCCTGGGGATGTTTTTGATCATGCGGCGCGTCTACCCCGCCTTCACCCGTGCGTTCACCTCCTACGATCACCTCAACCGGGTGGTGGAGGAGAATGTCACCGGAATCCGCGCCGTCAAGGCGTATGTACGGGAGACCAATGAGGAAGAACGGTTCAAGGAAGCAAACGACCAGATCCACGACAACTTCGTCATCGGCCAGAAGCTCACCGCGCTGGCAAGCCCGTTGATGATGGGGACCACCTATGCCTCCATTTTGGCCCTTTCCTGGCTGGGGGCCCACTCCATCGTCGCCGGCTCGATGACCACCGGGGAGCTGATGAGCGTCATCTCCTACACCATCCAGATTCTGATGAGCCTGATGATGATCTCCATGATCGTCGTCATGCTGGCCATCTCCCGGGCAAGCGAGCAGCGGATCACCCAGGTGCTGGAGACCAAGACGGACATGGATACCAATCCCAATGGACTCACCCAGGTGGCCGACGGGTCGGTCGACTTCGACCATGTCGATTTCTCCTACGGCGGCAAAGGCGGAGCCCTGTGCCTGCATGACATCAACCTGCATATCACAAGCGGCCAGACCATCGGGATCTTGGGCAATACCGGTTCCGGCAAGAGCACGCTGGTCAGCCTGATGGCCCGTCTGTACGACGTGACAAGCGGCAGCGTGAAGGTGGGGGAAACGGATGTGCGGGAGTATGAACTGCACAGCCTTCGCGACGCCGTCTCCATGGTGCTGCAGAAGAACCAGTTGTTCAGCGGCACGGTGGCCGGCAACATCCGCTGGGGAAATCAGGAAGCAACGGACGAAGAGGTCATCCAGGCGTGCCGCATCGCCCAGGCAAGCGAGTTCATCGAACAGCTTCCCGATGGGTACAACGCCCACGTGGAACAGGGAGGATCCAACTTCTCCGGAGGTCAGAAACAACGCCTGTGCATCGCGCGGGCCATCCTGAAGAAACCCAAGGTGGTGGTCTTCGACGACTCCACCAGCGCGGTGGATACCAAAACGGACCAGAAAATACGGGAAGCCTTGGCGGCGTACGCCCCCGAGACGACCAAGATCGTCATCTCCCAACGGATCGCGTCGGTGGAGAACGCCGACCGGATCTTCATTCTGGACAACGGGACGATCGCCGACAGCGGCACCCATATGGAGCTGTTGGGTCGCAACGCGCTGTACGCGTCGCTGTACCGGACGCAGAACAAGGTGGCCGCCAATGCCTAGACCCATGAAATTCGGCCCGAAGGCCAAAGATCCCAAGAAGACGGGAAAACGGTTGTTCCGTCTGGTGTTCGGCACCCACAAGGTGACGTTCGTCCTGGTGTTGCTGACCATCGTCGTCTCGTCGCTCGCCATGGTGGAGGCGACGTTGTTCCTCAAGACGCTGGTGGATGGGTACATCGTCCCGATGGTCCAAGGCTCCAGCCGGGATTTCTCCGGCCTGGCCAAGGCGATGATCCAAATCGGCGTGATCCTGGCCTTCGGCGCGGCGGCTTCCTATCTGACCCAGCGCCTGATGGTCTACGTGGCCAACGACACGCTTCGTGACATCCGTCGCGATATGTTCGCCCACATGGAGAGCCTGCCTATCTCCTACTTTGACACCCACTCCCATGGGGAGATCATGAGCAGGTTCACCAACGACACCGACACGCTGCAGCAGATGATCAGCCAGAGCATCGTCCAGGTGATGAGCTCGCTGCTGACTGTCGTCATGGTGTTCGTCGCCATGATCCGGCTTTCCTGGATGCTCACCGTCGTCGTATTGTTGTTCATCGGCCTGATGCTACTCTCCACCCAGAAAATCGGCAAGAAGAGCGGCGCCAACTTCAAGGTGCAGCAGACCAATCTGGCCGCCGTCAACGGATATGTGGAAGAGATGGTCGGCGGCGTGAAGGTGGTGAAGGTGTTCAACCATGAACAGCTGAGCAAACAGCAGTTTGACCAACTGAATGAAAACCTCCGCCAGTCCAGCACCAAGGCCAATGCCTACGGCAACGTGATGGGCCCGATCATGAACAACATCGGAAACCTGCAGTACGTGGTGGTCACGCTGGTCGGCGCCATGATGACCATCTCCGGCGTGGGAGGCTTGACGGTCGGTTCCCTCGCCTCGTTCCTCCAGATGACCCGTACGTTCTCCAACCCGATCGGCCAGATGGCCCAGCAGATGAACTCCATTTTGATGGCGCTTGCCGGCGCCGAGCGGGTGTTCCAGCTCCTGGACGAGCCGTCCGAGTCGGATGACGGATACGTGCGGTTGGTCAACGTCACCTATGACGCCGATGGCACGATCCGTGAGAGTGCCACACCCACCGGCAAGTGGGCGTGGAAGCATCCCCACAAGGATGGTTCCCCGACCACCTACCGGCCGCTTGCCGGAGAGATCGAGATGGAGGATGTGGATTTCGGGTATACCCCGGAGAAGATCGTGCTGCACCACATCAGCCTGACCGCCAAGCCGGGACAGAAGATAGCGTTCGTCGGAGCCACCGGAGCAGGCAAGACGACGATCACCAACCTGCTGAACCGTTTCTATGACATCCAGCAGGGGAAGATACGGTTCGACGGCATCAACATCACCAAGATCCGCAAGGATGACCTCCGCAGGTCACTGGGCATGGTGCTGCAGGACACCCATCTGTTCACCGGAACGATCCGTGACAACATCCGCTTCGGAAAGCCGGACGCCACCGACGAGGAGATCCGCGCGGCGGCCAAGCTGGCCAACGCCGATTCGTTCATCATGATGCACCCCAACGGGTATGAGACGATGCTCACCGGAGACGGCGAGGAGCTGTCCCAGGGACAGCGCCAGCTGTTGTCCATCGCCCGTGCTGCGGTGGCCGACCCTCCGGTGATGATCCTGGATGAAGCGACCAGTTCGATCGACACCCACACGGAGACGCTGGTCCAGCAAGGGATGGACCGCCTGATGGAAGGCAGGACGGTGTTCGTCATCGCCCACCGGCTCTCCACCGTGCAGAACAGCCAGTTGATCCTGGTGCTGGATCATGGGACGATCATCGAACGGGGAACCCACGACGAGCTCATCGCCAAGAAGGGAGTGTACTATCAGTTGTACACCGGCGCGACGGAGCTTTCCTGAAGGGAGAATTCGCAGCCGCAGTACTGCTGGCGGTACAGTCCCAGTTCCTTGGACAGGCGGCAGCTTTCGGCGAATCCGTTCTGTTTCTTGAAGTCGATGGCCTCAAAGCCAGGGAACGCCGACCCGACGCGGAAAATGGCCAGGCTGTTCTTGTATCGGGAGACGGTCAATGTGGTGCAGAAATGGGTGAAGCCCAGTTCCTTGGCCTTCAACGCGGTGCGGCTCAGGTTGTACTCCCAGCATTTCAGGCACCGCGCGCCGCCTTCCTTCTCCCCTTCCAGACCTTTGACGAACGCGCGCCATGCCGCGTGATCCTGCTCCTCGCGGATCACCGGCACGTGGTAGTGCTCCCCGACGACCACGAGGTTTTCCCATCGTTTTTCAAACTCCTGGGGTGGGTACATGTTGCTGTTGGAGTAAAAGACCGTCGGCTTCCACCCATCCCGAAGGAGCCGCTCCAGGGAAGCGGTGCTGCAGGGGCCGCAGCAGGCATGGACCAGAATTTCGTTTTCCGCGTGCATGCCTGTATCGTATCTTTCCCACAAAAGAGTTGCAATCTCCCCTCCTTTCACGTACCATCGTACTGATATGAAAAAATACCGCAGCTTCATCATCTTCATCGTCATCGTGGTGGGAGT is a genomic window containing:
- the cls gene encoding cardiolipin synthase translates to MRKLLKFLTGRLFWSTILIVAQVALLSYLIYSQAGSDYTVERVFLGISLIMTMVVISRDENPAYKIGWILIFMLFPLYGGFYYILFGNKKFTGKVSRKLNAFLRGYRRGLRNVHAPDATPMQQLEAKDPALSRKAKYISAISGFPLCQRTRVTYYPLGDDWYPEMLATLESAKRFILMEFFILDPGEVWDTVLDILVRKVREGVDVRLMYDDVGTIKFVPNHYERQLRAKGLKVVAFNPLKPHLNSRMNSRDHRKVLVVDGNVGYTGGVNLADEYVNRRILYGHWKDTAVRLEGEAVGNLTLMFFQLWGYATGEELDFAPFMPTECQESDGFVQPFGDNPLDNNNVAENSYLSIIGVAKKYVWITTPYLALDNEMITALKIAAQSGVDVRIIVPHIPDKWYVFAVTRSYYRQLMASGVRIYEYTPGFIHAKAIVSDGNVAIIGTINMDYRTFYLNFENGVAFYYCSIVTNVEADVRRTMELSHQVGMEEVRSTSTLRRLGRFLLRLFSPLM
- a CDS encoding MarR family winged helix-turn-helix transcriptional regulator, whose amino-acid sequence is MTQHPLSFMLFSLARAVQRTVNDHLAQHGLNTVEAKILGILIHHQGTVCQRDICKAFGTSRSATSGVLDTMERNGLITRSGDQRDRRRNNLTLTDKGREIAHVCEAVMDEVDQTLYDCLGEQDYRTVQDVIVRLRGALTTHEQDTAQAGS
- a CDS encoding ABC transporter ATP-binding protein/permease, whose translation is MNKTLLKRVREYRKDAIITPIMMIGEVAMEVAIPALMAEVIDQGVMQGNMHFLSRISIILIGAAMLSLLFGVLGGITASRASCGFAKNLRHDLFYTLQDFSFHNIDGFSTSSLITRMTTDVQNVQNAFQMVIRICFRAPIMFIFALLMVIRNGGRLAMVFAVAIPVIALGMFLIMRRVYPAFTRAFTSYDHLNRVVEENVTGIRAVKAYVRETNEEERFKEANDQIHDNFVIGQKLTALASPLMMGTTYASILALSWLGAHSIVAGSMTTGELMSVISYTIQILMSLMMISMIVVMLAISRASEQRITQVLETKTDMDTNPNGLTQVADGSVDFDHVDFSYGGKGGALCLHDINLHITSGQTIGILGNTGSGKSTLVSLMARLYDVTSGSVKVGETDVREYELHSLRDAVSMVLQKNQLFSGTVAGNIRWGNQEATDEEVIQACRIAQASEFIEQLPDGYNAHVEQGGSNFSGGQKQRLCIARAILKKPKVVVFDDSTSAVDTKTDQKIREALAAYAPETTKIVISQRIASVENADRIFILDNGTIADSGTHMELLGRNALYASLYRTQNKVAANA
- a CDS encoding ABC transporter ATP-binding protein/permease, which codes for MPRPMKFGPKAKDPKKTGKRLFRLVFGTHKVTFVLVLLTIVVSSLAMVEATLFLKTLVDGYIVPMVQGSSRDFSGLAKAMIQIGVILAFGAAASYLTQRLMVYVANDTLRDIRRDMFAHMESLPISYFDTHSHGEIMSRFTNDTDTLQQMISQSIVQVMSSLLTVVMVFVAMIRLSWMLTVVVLLFIGLMLLSTQKIGKKSGANFKVQQTNLAAVNGYVEEMVGGVKVVKVFNHEQLSKQQFDQLNENLRQSSTKANAYGNVMGPIMNNIGNLQYVVVTLVGAMMTISGVGGLTVGSLASFLQMTRTFSNPIGQMAQQMNSILMALAGAERVFQLLDEPSESDDGYVRLVNVTYDADGTIRESATPTGKWAWKHPHKDGSPTTYRPLAGEIEMEDVDFGYTPEKIVLHHISLTAKPGQKIAFVGATGAGKTTITNLLNRFYDIQQGKIRFDGINITKIRKDDLRRSLGMVLQDTHLFTGTIRDNIRFGKPDATDEEIRAAAKLANADSFIMMHPNGYETMLTGDGEELSQGQRQLLSIARAAVADPPVMILDEATSSIDTHTETLVQQGMDRLMEGRTVFVIAHRLSTVQNSQLILVLDHGTIIERGTHDELIAKKGVYYQLYTGATELS
- a CDS encoding epoxyqueuosine reductase QueH, which gives rise to MHAENEILVHACCGPCSTASLERLLRDGWKPTVFYSNSNMYPPQEFEKRWENLVVVGEHYHVPVIREEQDHAAWRAFVKGLEGEKEGGARCLKCWEYNLSRTALKAKELGFTHFCTTLTVSRYKNSLAIFRVGSAFPGFEAIDFKKQNGFAESCRLSKELGLYRQQYCGCEFSLQESSVAPVYN